One part of the Nitrososphaerota archaeon genome encodes these proteins:
- a CDS encoding respiratory nitrate reductase subunit gamma: MINFNSLLDSTVIHNAGLVLLIWVVGGILFNLIRWRSIIRASVMQAGPWEGRGFAAPLKILGVTLGRDVFLQLDILGCNLRKWVSHLTVFWGFVILGLSTMLNFSVNPTALPLPLSHAVRVLGNVGGVVFMVGLVLMAYERVVTPGSMSNTSFGDAFFIMLLFSAGFTGFMTELASESNMTSTTAVVYWVHLALVASLFIVAPFSKFVHALGRVLLRFFENSERSKKPPQ, translated from the coding sequence ATGATTAACTTCAACTCTCTTCTTGACTCCACGGTGATTCACAATGCAGGTTTGGTGCTCCTCATCTGGGTCGTCGGGGGCATCCTCTTCAACCTGATTCGCTGGCGATCAATTATCAGGGCAAGCGTGATGCAGGCCGGCCCATGGGAGGGCAGGGGTTTTGCAGCTCCGCTTAAGATCCTAGGTGTGACGCTTGGACGAGATGTTTTTCTTCAGCTGGATATTCTGGGGTGTAACTTACGGAAATGGGTCTCGCATCTAACGGTCTTCTGGGGCTTCGTCATCTTAGGCTTGTCAACAATGTTGAATTTTTCTGTTAATCCGACTGCGTTACCGCTTCCGCTGAGCCACGCGGTCAGGGTTTTAGGGAATGTGGGGGGAGTTGTGTTCATGGTGGGGCTTGTTTTGATGGCTTATGAACGGGTTGTGACTCCAGGTTCGATGAGTAACACTTCTTTTGGTGACGCATTCTTCATTATGCTCCTTTTTTCCGCTGGCTTCACAGGGTTTATGACTGAATTGGCAAGCGAATCGAATATGACGTCAACGACGGCTGTTGTTTACTGGGTACATTTAGCTCTTGTGGCGAGCTTGTTCATAGTAGCGCCTTTCTCTAAGTTTGTACATGCGCTTGGTCGCGTCCTCTTGCGGTTTTTCGAAAATTCGGAGAGGTCAAAGAAACCTCCTCAGTGA
- a CDS encoding cytochrome c3 family protein, with translation MLHRRYVIILLALLGVSAVIAVLPFATPQQNQSTKGLTGPHAVLACSNCHGQGVWHTTNINATICKTCHSNVWNTVSASKHSKLFFEGQLQMSSGTIRVKYCLTCHNPHQPNFLSLRYTNGTSVRIDFADYNKLCMKCHAL, from the coding sequence TTGCTTCATCGACGGTACGTCATAATTCTTCTTGCGCTCCTAGGTGTTTCAGCAGTAATAGCGGTTCTCCCATTCGCAACACCTCAACAAAACCAATCAACGAAGGGACTAACTGGCCCACACGCCGTTCTAGCATGTAGCAACTGTCACGGACAAGGCGTATGGCACACTACAAACATAAACGCAACTATCTGCAAAACCTGCCACTCAAATGTCTGGAATACAGTCTCTGCGAGCAAGCACTCAAAACTTTTCTTCGAAGGACAACTACAGATGTCAAGCGGCACAATTCGAGTCAAATACTGCCTAACCTGCCACAACCCGCACCAACCTAACTTCCTAAGCCTAAGATACACCAATGGTACATCAGTACGAATTGATTTCGCTGACTACAACAAGCTCTGCATGAAGTGCCACGCCCTTTAG
- a CDS encoding EF-Tu/IF-2/RF-3 family GTPase, whose translation MKSVNFVVLGDSSIAGELGKKGSSADMTFYERKLSDTIFSFIAPSGFPKKVQPLIQAIALAEYAIVNVTAIDRVLGEQIVALNALKMERGFIVVANGLDDDVKKIVRSTVLEKYEFITLDNLKRKLDSVVEAGVTGATKIVVDAAFEVKGIGPVALGVVRRGLLKKHDELMVYPESKPVSVRSIQMHDEDVDEASSPARVGVALKGVTADEVERGNVIAAKDTLKTGSELKIKFEKSPFYKGEINPSSSYHLSVDLQAKPVKLKLEGNDLTAATDKPFAYEPGNSCLILDLDAPMRIVGRGVIQ comes from the coding sequence ATGAAATCGGTGAATTTTGTTGTGCTCGGCGACTCTTCTATCGCGGGTGAGCTGGGTAAGAAAGGCTCTTCAGCAGATATGACCTTCTACGAACGGAAGCTCTCAGACACTATATTCTCGTTTATCGCTCCCTCCGGTTTCCCGAAGAAGGTTCAGCCGCTTATACAAGCGATTGCACTCGCAGAGTATGCTATAGTTAACGTCACCGCTATTGATAGAGTGCTTGGGGAGCAGATAGTTGCATTAAACGCGTTAAAGATGGAGCGGGGCTTCATCGTCGTTGCGAACGGTTTAGATGACGATGTGAAAAAAATTGTTCGGTCAACGGTTCTTGAGAAGTATGAGTTCATAACGCTGGACAACTTGAAGCGTAAACTCGACAGTGTAGTGGAGGCTGGAGTCACAGGGGCAACAAAGATTGTTGTGGACGCAGCCTTTGAAGTGAAAGGTATTGGACCGGTTGCGCTTGGTGTTGTTAGACGCGGCCTGTTGAAGAAACATGATGAGCTAATGGTTTACCCTGAATCGAAACCGGTTTCCGTGAGATCTATCCAGATGCATGATGAAGATGTTGATGAAGCATCCTCTCCGGCAAGAGTCGGCGTAGCACTGAAAGGAGTAACCGCCGACGAAGTCGAGCGCGGCAACGTTATAGCTGCGAAGGATACCCTGAAAACCGGCAGCGAGTTGAAAATAAAGTTTGAGAAGAGTCCCTTTTACAAAGGAGAGATCAACCCCTCCTCCAGCTACCACCTATCCGTAGATCTTCAGGCAAAACCAGTGAAACTCAAACTCGAAGGCAACGATCTGACCGCGGCAACCGACAAACCGTTCGCCTATGAACCCGGAAACTCCTGCCTAATTCTTGACTTGGATGCACCGATGAGAATAGTTGGGCGCGGCGTAATCCAATAA
- a CDS encoding PQQ-binding-like beta-propeller repeat protein: MNATYRITTLSILLVLSFSTLSAIAYAAPTGTSNGKDWQYTNGNSWAQNYTPETQINKDTVKNLELKWVFPLDSKSSAVAALQGIVMEGSTTPPIVVNGKVFVATQYGRTYAVDAASGKLLWKYDYTINITDVEKKLPVDFGGILPGIGLLTHLHGFRYWAAGNSILMNGYACDVYGINADTGKQSFHITDLCKDIPGNLYKYRQGTMSTTNIGTYDKGRQFITVQPGAMHSYIYGGDARHVTTGVSMDAPNKVLWRIYSFPPQDKPTKDWALQECNVGYFSVVPCSEVQAKAPGNLEWDWAQPGQVPPNFAGVTANWGEVVVDEDTGIAYTQTGNQGPYTWIGATPGPRLYGSTIMAIDLNAGKRVWWFQPFPRDPYDYDCNWSGILADVPNVGKVYMKGCKEGRLNVLNAATGKPLYVKDLVDEEMSWGQITSAAAKEPYQGGVRYHFNDIFSTYDMRQMNAPDNSTYCKGPCNVFPNFFNGIFATDMSFDPTTNTLYHYAAALETTIVKSLPPALGVNTAITTGNFPTNTTIVARDAATGNIKWKYFYPISQQRAAMVVTSDLVFAGFTDGYLKFFDKSNGNVLREMNLGSNLQIQFTTGQDSKGDQKIFGLLGIASSFGGSNPGTLIAIGLSGQSAGVSTQTTTVTTTATTTATTTSTSTTTTATTSTVTTTSSTTATVTTTSATTATTTLVSTQPAKTQTTTVTSQVTQTTGLPAEVTYAVAAVAVIAVIAAVVLVMRKK; the protein is encoded by the coding sequence ATGAATGCGACTTATCGTATAACCACGTTAAGTATTCTGTTGGTGCTGTCATTCAGCACCTTATCAGCAATCGCATATGCAGCGCCAACCGGAACAAGCAACGGCAAAGACTGGCAATACACAAACGGCAACTCATGGGCACAGAACTATACGCCTGAGACACAGATCAACAAGGACACAGTAAAGAACCTTGAGCTAAAGTGGGTGTTCCCACTCGACAGTAAATCCTCAGCCGTAGCAGCTCTACAAGGCATTGTAATGGAAGGCTCAACCACACCACCAATCGTCGTGAACGGCAAGGTGTTCGTAGCCACCCAGTATGGACGAACCTACGCAGTAGACGCTGCGTCAGGTAAGCTCCTCTGGAAATACGACTACACAATCAACATAACAGATGTTGAGAAGAAGCTCCCTGTAGACTTCGGCGGAATCCTGCCTGGAATTGGTCTGCTAACTCACTTACACGGCTTCAGATATTGGGCCGCAGGTAACTCAATCCTAATGAACGGATATGCATGCGATGTCTACGGCATCAACGCAGACACAGGTAAACAATCATTCCACATCACTGACCTCTGCAAAGATATTCCTGGCAACCTCTACAAGTACAGACAGGGAACTATGAGTACAACCAACATCGGTACATATGACAAGGGACGCCAATTCATCACAGTGCAGCCAGGTGCTATGCACAGCTACATCTACGGAGGAGACGCTAGACATGTCACCACAGGTGTAAGCATGGATGCACCAAACAAAGTTCTGTGGAGAATCTACAGCTTCCCACCTCAAGACAAGCCAACTAAAGACTGGGCACTACAAGAGTGCAACGTAGGGTACTTCTCGGTAGTTCCATGTAGCGAAGTACAGGCCAAGGCTCCAGGAAACCTTGAGTGGGACTGGGCTCAGCCTGGACAGGTTCCACCAAACTTTGCAGGTGTCACCGCCAACTGGGGTGAAGTAGTGGTTGACGAGGACACTGGTATCGCCTACACCCAGACCGGTAACCAAGGACCTTACACATGGATCGGTGCAACACCTGGTCCACGTCTCTACGGTTCAACTATAATGGCTATCGATCTGAACGCAGGCAAACGTGTCTGGTGGTTCCAGCCGTTCCCGCGCGATCCTTACGACTATGACTGCAACTGGAGCGGAATATTGGCGGATGTCCCTAATGTAGGAAAGGTCTACATGAAGGGATGCAAGGAAGGACGCTTGAATGTCCTTAATGCAGCAACCGGCAAGCCGCTATACGTGAAGGATCTAGTCGACGAGGAGATGTCTTGGGGACAAATCACATCAGCAGCTGCTAAGGAGCCATACCAAGGCGGTGTCAGATACCACTTCAACGACATATTCAGCACTTACGACATGAGGCAGATGAACGCTCCAGACAACAGCACCTACTGTAAAGGACCATGCAATGTCTTCCCCAACTTCTTTAACGGAATATTCGCCACAGACATGTCCTTTGATCCTACAACCAACACTCTCTACCACTACGCAGCAGCTCTCGAGACTACAATCGTCAAGTCACTGCCGCCGGCTCTAGGAGTAAACACCGCTATCACTACGGGCAACTTCCCAACCAACACAACCATCGTTGCAAGAGACGCAGCGACTGGTAACATCAAGTGGAAGTACTTCTACCCAATATCGCAGCAACGAGCAGCAATGGTTGTAACATCTGACCTAGTATTCGCAGGATTCACAGACGGATACCTGAAATTCTTCGACAAGAGCAACGGTAATGTCTTACGCGAAATGAACCTAGGTTCAAACCTGCAGATCCAGTTCACCACAGGACAAGACTCCAAAGGCGACCAGAAGATATTCGGACTGCTCGGCATAGCCAGCTCATTCGGAGGATCCAACCCAGGTACACTAATCGCAATAGGTCTATCAGGACAATCCGCAGGAGTCTCAACTCAAACAACAACCGTCACAACCACCGCAACCACTACCGCCACCACCACCTCAACATCCACCACAACAACTGCTACAACCTCAACCGTTACAACAACCTCATCCACAACCGCTACAGTCACCACAACATCAGCAACCACCGCCACAACAACCCTAGTATCAACACAACCAGCAAAAACCCAGACCACTACCGTAACCTCACAGGTCACTCAAACCACCGGCCTACCTGCAGAAGTAACCTATGCGGTAGCAGCAGTAGCTGTAATCGCAGTCATCGCAGCCGTAGTACTAGTAATGCGAAAGAAGTAG
- a CDS encoding YwbE family protein has protein sequence MSSANLRKNILVGSRVKVVKKQHQKTGELTEGIVRKVLTNSAEHPHGIKVMLENGAVGRVKVIMNPNLDDKSPK, from the coding sequence GTGAGCAGTGCAAATCTTAGAAAGAACATTCTTGTTGGGTCTCGTGTTAAAGTCGTAAAGAAGCAGCATCAGAAGACTGGTGAGTTAACTGAAGGAATTGTCAGGAAAGTTTTGACCAACTCCGCAGAGCATCCTCACGGAATAAAAGTAATGTTAGAAAACGGGGCAGTAGGCCGAGTAAAAGTGATTATGAACCCAAACCTTGACGATAAGAGCCCAAAATAA
- a CDS encoding cytidine/deoxycytidylate deaminase family protein — protein sequence MTRPSWDQYFIELARSVASRSTCDRGRSGCVIVKNKRILCTGYVGSPPRMPHCDEVGHKLRQVTDDNGNVSQHCVRTVHAEQNAMIQAARFGISLEGATLYCKMEPCRSCAMSIVGAGIKRVVCEKKYHASEDTREIFSTCGVELVVLNDDVEKYPNM from the coding sequence ATGACACGGCCATCGTGGGATCAGTATTTCATTGAGCTTGCTCGAAGCGTGGCATCGCGTTCCACCTGTGATAGAGGACGAAGCGGCTGTGTTATTGTGAAGAACAAACGAATTCTCTGCACGGGTTATGTTGGTTCTCCGCCTAGGATGCCTCATTGCGACGAGGTTGGCCACAAACTTAGGCAAGTCACTGATGACAACGGCAATGTGAGTCAACACTGTGTTCGCACGGTTCACGCAGAGCAAAATGCGATGATCCAAGCCGCGAGGTTTGGAATATCACTAGAAGGAGCCACCTTATACTGTAAGATGGAGCCCTGCAGAAGCTGCGCTATGAGCATAGTGGGGGCTGGAATAAAGCGGGTAGTATGCGAGAAGAAGTATCACGCTTCAGAGGACACTAGAGAAATTTTCTCCACCTGTGGCGTAGAACTCGTTGTTCTGAACGACGATGTCGAAAAATACCCGAATATGTAA
- a CDS encoding AAA family ATPase, producing MIFFEDLLALKTLNHAVVNIIGPPGSGKSSISLNYAAEVISRRQPVVFVALDQPPQQIISRIKKSGQIDNETIDRYLIILDGYSKAVGLKPDSRYSFNGGNLSDFNIALSELLTNKPEIVIIDPISSLFIQNDEASMIRAVQIITAKIRAGATHGFISYEEGVHSETVYNTIRFLSDINLVVKRDVTESGEVMRAIRIDSSRGVALDETWHQFLVDPCGKIIWACNSIYKPSLEQTQVIPLPKTNETHNTYNFKANT from the coding sequence TTGATCTTTTTTGAAGATCTACTTGCTCTGAAGACACTAAACCATGCGGTGGTGAATATCATAGGGCCGCCTGGTTCAGGAAAGAGCAGTATCAGCTTGAACTATGCCGCTGAGGTGATTAGTAGGCGGCAACCTGTAGTATTTGTAGCATTAGATCAGCCACCGCAGCAGATTATTTCAAGAATAAAGAAGAGTGGGCAGATTGATAACGAAACGATTGACAGATACCTGATTATTTTAGATGGGTATAGCAAGGCAGTTGGGCTCAAACCGGATTCGAGGTACTCCTTTAACGGTGGGAACCTTTCCGACTTCAACATAGCCTTGTCTGAACTTTTGACCAATAAACCTGAGATAGTGATTATTGACCCAATCTCATCTCTTTTCATCCAGAATGATGAGGCTTCGATGATAAGGGCGGTTCAGATAATTACGGCTAAGATAAGGGCAGGCGCGACTCACGGCTTCATCAGCTATGAAGAAGGGGTTCATTCAGAGACAGTCTACAACACGATCCGTTTTCTCAGCGACATAAATCTGGTCGTTAAACGCGACGTAACCGAGAGCGGAGAGGTTATGCGAGCTATACGTATAGACAGCTCAAGAGGCGTAGCTCTGGATGAAACCTGGCACCAGTTCTTAGTTGATCCCTGTGGAAAGATAATCTGGGCATGCAACAGCATTTACAAGCCTAGTTTAGAGCAAACACAAGTAATTCCGCTGCCAAAAACTAACGAGACGCACAATACTTATAACTTCAAAGCAAACACGTGA